In a single window of the Eshraghiella crossota genome:
- a CDS encoding HD-GYP domain-containing protein encodes MVKDTILVIDVDVDGIQEIMNILSDSYRICTADSFEDALLIIRDIIPELILIDSTMSAKDGFDILEFLKTNDKSSHIPVIFITPLDNPDFEVRAFDMGSVDYITKPFVPKVVRKRIETQIKLAKYEHKLEELVEEKVSEIEDMYDIMAISFAGLVESRDGITGGHLKNTAIYYKCFIDYLVTLPVYSDVLTPVVVKKACRSAPLHDVGKIAIEDAVLRKSSALSGEEFEKMKKHAVIGGDIFHFLSGRIEDKQFGEIAEQVSRYHHEKWDGTGYPEGLKGEQIPLVARIMSIVDVYDALTSKRPYKEPYSHEKSMKMIIAGRGTSFDPALVDEFVKIGDKIKECLASKEDYINNQRYFMYEG; translated from the coding sequence ATGGTTAAGGATACAATTCTGGTTATTGATGTAGATGTGGATGGTATTCAGGAAATTATGAATATCCTTTCTGACAGCTACAGAATATGTACAGCCGACAGTTTTGAAGATGCACTGCTTATAATACGTGATATAATACCGGAGCTGATTCTTATTGATTCCACTATGTCAGCAAAGGATGGATTTGACATACTGGAATTTCTTAAGACAAATGATAAATCAAGCCATATACCGGTTATTTTTATAACACCACTTGATAATCCTGATTTTGAGGTCAGGGCGTTTGATATGGGAAGTGTGGACTATATTACCAAACCTTTTGTTCCAAAGGTTGTCAGAAAGCGAATTGAGACACAGATTAAGCTTGCAAAATATGAGCATAAGTTAGAGGAGCTTGTAGAGGAAAAAGTCAGCGAAATTGAGGACATGTATGATATTATGGCAATTAGTTTTGCCGGACTTGTCGAATCAAGGGACGGTATAACCGGCGGACATTTAAAGAATACCGCCATATATTACAAGTGTTTTATAGATTATCTTGTAACACTGCCTGTGTATTCAGATGTATTGACTCCGGTTGTCGTTAAAAAGGCCTGCCGTTCGGCACCTCTCCATGATGTGGGTAAAATTGCCATTGAGGATGCTGTTTTAAGAAAATCTTCCGCATTAAGTGGGGAAGAATTTGAAAAAATGAAAAAACATGCAGTGATAGGCGGCGATATTTTCCATTTTCTTTCAGGCAGGATAGAGGATAAGCAGTTTGGTGAAATTGCGGAACAGGTCTCAAGATATCATCATGAAAAATGGGATGGTACCGGATATCCGGAAGGCCTTAAGGGAGAGCAGATTCCGCTTGTTGCCAGAATTATGAGCATAGTTGATGTATATGATGCACTTACTTCCAAAAGACCATATAAGGAACCATATTCCCATGAAAAATCAATGAAAATGATTATTGCGGGAAGAGGAACGAGTTTTGACCCTGCTCTTGTGGATGAATTTGTTAAGATAGGCGATAAGATAAAAGAATGTCTTGCTTCAAAGGAAGACTATATCAACAACCAACGTTATTTTATGTATGAAGGTTAG
- a CDS encoding response regulator transcription factor encodes MFEILVIDDDKNTRRLMNAILLGAGYTPVLAEDGEKALEIYNTHHVDMVIADIMMPNLDGYEFTKILRKSNQDIPIIMVSAKELPDDRKKGFKAGIDDYLVKPVDEEELLLHIKAIERRLKIAGDRKITIGSVVLDYDSFTVNVNGEEILLPQKEFKLLYLLLSNPGRIYTRIQLMDEIWGTDTDTGWETVTVHIGRLRKRFENIKEFEIVSVRGLGYKAVKKV; translated from the coding sequence ATGTTTGAAATTCTTGTTATAGATGATGATAAAAACACACGCAGACTTATGAATGCCATACTTCTTGGAGCCGGCTATACGCCGGTTCTTGCAGAGGATGGGGAAAAGGCACTTGAAATATATAATACACATCATGTGGATATGGTTATAGCTGATATAATGATGCCCAATCTTGACGGCTACGAATTTACAAAGATACTCAGAAAAAGCAATCAGGACATTCCGATAATCATGGTATCAGCAAAGGAACTGCCTGACGACAGGAAAAAAGGGTTTAAAGCAGGAATTGATGATTATCTTGTAAAACCGGTGGATGAAGAAGAATTGCTTCTTCATATAAAAGCAATAGAGCGCAGACTGAAAATTGCCGGTGACAGAAAGATAACAATCGGCAGTGTGGTTCTTGATTATGATTCTTTTACCGTAAATGTAAATGGCGAGGAGATTCTTCTGCCACAGAAAGAATTTAAGTTACTTTATCTTCTTTTGTCCAATCCCGGAAGAATATATACAAGAATCCAGCTTATGGATGAGATATGGGGTACAGATACGGATACAGGCTGGGAGACTGTAACGGTGCATATAGGCAGATTAAGAAAAAGATTTGAAAATATAAAGGAATTTGAGATAGTATCGGTAAGAGGTCTTGGATACAAGGCTGTTAAGAAGGTATAA